Within Puntigrus tetrazona isolate hp1 chromosome 17, ASM1883169v1, whole genome shotgun sequence, the genomic segment aaaaacatatatatacacttcatatttattgcatttcatgTAGTAtactttcaataaaatattagcaatttttatgaatgtttttgctgcattttcaCACTTTTGACCAGCAGGCGTCACTAGCGTGTGGAGTTTTAAACGCTTCAAAACAAATTCCAAAACAGAATTTCCGGTTTGTGCTGCTGTACTCtccacagacatatatatatatatagatatatatatatatatatatatatatatatatatatatatatatatatatatatatatatatatatatatatatatatatttatatatatagagccCCATTGGACCGCTCCGGTCACGTAGACGCGGCCGCCATGTTGGAACGGTCCATTTGATTCACCATACTGTAGATTCATACTAGAAAGAATGTTCTATGATACTCAGTGCTTCTCACACTCGCCACGCTTTGACCATGAAACCCAATCATAAAGCTATGCCAACTCAGACTGTTGGCAACTTTTGAAAGCACTTTCCCTTTCCAATAACATCCCTTTTCAGCTCTTCAGAATTACCCATTTCTCCACAGTTGTTAAAGTATAAATGCAGACAGCATGGGCAGTGCTTGATTTTTTACACTTGTGGCAGTGGGtctgaattaataataataattaactatcTGTGTGGCAGtgtaaatctaatctaaaacaacatttgaaaaaacagtgtatatatatatgaagatatTAGCAGTGACAGGGTGACTGACGAGTCGATTCATGATAGTGATGACGAGATGAAGCCTCATGAACTTAATTTCTCTAAGCTTTATTTGCTCACAATATCACCTGCTGGCCAAAGAGTGTAAAACAAACAGATTCACTACAGGTGAGCCATCGGTCTGTGATGCACTGTATTTTGTTCCAGTTAAGGCCTGAAATTTCCACACAGAATAATCTGTGTATATGAATATAACGCATATTTTCTAGTGgtataaaatgattatacaacataatttttgtgtgtattaaaCGAACATGATTCATTTATGGTGACAGACTGCATTAGCTGTGGGATGCTTTCTGTGACCATCAAGGGAATcaagtaaacaaatataaataaataaaaattatataaataaaaatgattgattgattgattaaacaCACTGCAAATAGCACTATTTTCACACTTTATTTCTTACAATACAATGTGTTCATTTTCCACACAGTGTTAACCGAGTGCACTATTTCTGCATGTTTGGTAATGTTTTCTCTCTGAACTATCAGTCTGTTAGCGTGTGTGTTTCTCCACAGCTCAGCTCTGTGTGGGGTCAATCACTCGGCCCATGAACAACAGGCTAGAAGTGGCTTCGTGGtacagaaagaagaagaagggtCTGTTGACGATGAAGGTGGCTGGCAGAGAGTAAGCTGTGATTCCCACCGATGTGGCAGAGGCTGCGGTCGTGCCCTTCTCATCCACCTCGATGACAGCTTTATGCAGCacctgcaaacacaaacacacacacacacacaccatgcacgtgcacacacacacacacacacacacacacacacacaccatgcacgtgcacacacacacacacacacacacacacacacacacacatgcacacacacacacacacacacacacacacacacaccacgcacatgcacacacacacacacacacacacacacacacacaccatgcatGTGCAcaccatgcacacacacacacacacacacacacacaccatgcatGTACACaccatgcacatgcacacacacacacacacacacacacacacgcatgcacacacacacacacacacacacacacacacacacacgcacacacacacacacacgcacgcacgcatacacacatacacacacacagcagatgaGTCCTCTCCACAATCTGACTCTGCAGTAGTAAAACAGTCTGCTGATTgtctggtcagaggagaaccGGCCCTGACTGAGTCTGGattcaaggtttttttctccattctgtcactgAAGGAGTTTGGCTTCCTCTGACTTGCTTGGTTGAGTACACTGAGCTGGACAATGATGTGTCTGAGCTGAAAACTGAGGGTTTACTATTGTCCTCCTGCATTACTGACACACAcctattgttaaaagcactacgTAAAGGTGATGTGACAAACACTGTAATGCAGTGtataatgagtgtgtgtgagacagcaGTCACCTGTGAGACTCTCAGATGAGCGTCTTTGCTCAGACCCGTCAGGTTGGATGAATGGAGGAAAACGCTGCTGAAGCCCAGATGTGGAAGGATCTCATGCAAGTCATACGACTGCTCCATCTTGAACTTGGGCAGATGAACTTCCATTTTTCTGAGAGACAGTACaacatgaataaaagtaaatcaaGATTTATTAACTAGAGGTTAAATAAAGAGTTCAGtaccactttattttatggttacacctattagttaattattagcatgcatattattaaaatatttttagaatatgcAGCTACCAACGAGAGGAACGTCTGTACTTCCTAACAGACCACCAAACATTTTTTGGGTTGTCAAAAGAATCGTTCAGGATTGGGGAATGCACCGGCTGAAGGTCGAGGCTCACATTCGTCTCATGTTCTTGATCCAGTGCTGGAATCGCTCCGCGCTGATCTCGTCGTCGATGACGGTGTAGTCGGCCATTGCGTCGGGAAGCACGATGAGCAGCGCCGCTCCGCCGCGATATGACAGACGCAGCACTCGAGCACGAAGCTCCGGGTCTTCAGTCGTGGAGAACTTGTCCTCCTTCACCATCATGGGCACCTGAACGATGTTGTACTTGTCCACATAGAAGCGACTCATTTCTGTGCTGTTGGGGTCGAAGGGACGATCCCAGTCACCTTGAGAACAGAGAGTTTTACATCAAATCCCAGTTATTTGAAGCAGTGTTTCGACCTGAATACAAACTATGGCTGCAAGAAACCTGGATGTGAGATCTTCTGAATGCCTGATGATTCTCTCTGGAATAGAGCTCAGCTCTACTCTAGTGTTAATTCACACACTCAAATGCTCTTGAAGGGTGTTCAGCCTGTAATTTCCCCTCAGCTCAGAATGCTTTTAAGATGCCAGAATAATGTCAACAGCCCACTGTGAACACCCTTGTTAATTCACTTCAACCTTTTGAAactttatgaatgattattttaggttcAAGTGTGTGTAAGGATTTAGGTTACAGCTGTTTCTAAAGCATGCAGCACCATCTGCTGTTCAAAACTAAGCTCAGAATCCACTCGAGAAAGAATCGATCATGCATTATGGTATCATTTCTAGTCTCCCAATGCAACAGTTTGTTTTTcccaggccttatagaaactcACCTTGAAAGAAAATGGTGTTGAGGATCATCATTTGCGTCAGCGGCTCGATGCTCGTCACCATTTGGTTCACTTTTCCTCCGGTCTTTCTGCTCACATACTCGTTGATGGTGCTCTTGCTGAGCTCGGTCTTACTGAAATCCACATTGTTCACATCGGCACCGAAGAACGTCTTGATCTGATCGCTGAAGTCTCTCTCGACATTAAAACGCTCGTCTACGAAGAGTGCCGTGCCCTGCTCCATGTGCAGTTTCCCGTCCTGAGAGATGTTCTTCTGCAGCTGATCAAAGAGCTGCGGGATGAGCGTGGCGTTTCCAGTCCGGTCCAGAGCGTCCAGATTCAGTCCCTTCATCACCTGAGTGCGTGTCGAGCCCTTGGCGGCCAGTAAGAGCGTGGCGAAAGATGTGGAAATGCTCAGTGGTgagaaaaagatatttttgtcatgATAACTTGATATCTTGCGATAGAGATTCATGGCAAAGTCAATATTTTTGAAGGCCAGATCTGTGACATCAGGAGTTTTGGGCTCATGACTTCCAAGGACGCACAGAAAAACAGAGGAATATATGAAGGTGAACAGCACCTTTAACTCCATCTTGTA encodes:
- the serpina10b gene encoding protein Z-dependent protease inhibitor — protein: MELKVLFTFIYSSVFLCVLGSHEPKTPDVTDLAFKNIDFAMNLYRKISSYHDKNIFFSPLSISTSFATLLLAAKGSTRTQVMKGLNLDALDRTGNATLIPQLFDQLQKNISQDGKLHMEQGTALFVDERFNVERDFSDQIKTFFGADVNNVDFSKTELSKSTINEYVSRKTGGKVNQMVTSIEPLTQMMILNTIFFQGDWDRPFDPNSTEMSRFYVDKYNIVQVPMMVKEDKFSTTEDPELRARVLRLSYRGGAALLIVLPDAMADYTVIDDEISAERFQHWIKNMRRIKMEVHLPKFKMEQSYDLHEILPHLGFSSVFLHSSNLTGLSKDAHLRVSQVLHKAVIEVDEKGTTAASATSVGITAYSLPATFIVNRPFFFFLYHEATSSLLFMGRVIDPTQS